A DNA window from Vigna unguiculata cultivar IT97K-499-35 chromosome 10, ASM411807v1, whole genome shotgun sequence contains the following coding sequences:
- the LOC114166958 gene encoding protein MAIN-LIKE 1-like gives MDVNHFLISSLLERWRSETHTFHFPHGETTVTLEDVAVLLGLPIDGDMVTGPTTVQDIFATFHEHLGVIPPPTVIRGNSIRVSWLNSTFQQLLPNVNNEVIAQYARAYILTLIGSILMPDTSATRVHVMYLLRLADLNVVRNYSWGSAVLACLYRCLDHGIHLRQENIGGCMILLQCWAWERITSIAPQLQPLSDQEVADGDGFLVYRRWMNVTHRINPASISVTEFRLRFDQLRTRQFLWRPYT, from the exons ATGGATGTCAACCACTTCCTCATCAGTTCTTTATTAGAAAGGTGGAGATCAGAAACTCACACATTTCACTTCCCCCATGGAGAGACTACTGTGACACTAGAGGATGTAGCCGTCCTCCTTGGCCTACCGATAGACGGAGATATGGTCACTGGTCCCACTACGGTTCAGGACATATTCGCCACCTTCCATGAACACCTAGGTGTCATCCCACCACCGACGGTGATAAGAGGGAACTCAATTAGAGTTTCTTGGTTAAACTCTACTTTCCAACAGCTTCTACCGAATGTAAACAATGAGGTTATTGCTCAATATGCGAGAGCGTACATTCTCACATTGATTGGAAGCATTTTAATGCCAGACACGTCTGCAACTAGGGTACATGTCATGTATCTACTTAGGCTAGCTGACTTAAATGTAGTCAGGAATTATAGTTGGGGGTCTGCAGTTTTGGCCTGCCTATATCGTTGCCTAGATCATGGCATTCACCTACGCCAAGAAAATATTGGTGGATGCATGATCTTGTTACAATGTTGGGCTTGGGAGAGGATTACTTCTATAGCCCCACAACTTCAACCTTTAAGTGATCAAGAGGTGGCTGATGGGGATGGTTTCCTTGTCTATAGAAG GTGGATGAATGTAACGCATCGGATAAATCCAGCTTCAATTTCAGTTACTGAATTTCGGTTGAGATTTGATCAACTACGTACAAGACAG TTCTTGTGGAGGCCTTACACTTGA